A single region of the Nicotiana sylvestris chromosome 6, ASM39365v2, whole genome shotgun sequence genome encodes:
- the LOC138871422 gene encoding uncharacterized protein → MVPRDEDISRHVVEIGPDGQFHEVAVRQIWSECQYLTANTRVRDMSRGEVAPGYLAWYKKEVEFGMPAERPHLQKFVGASQEQWDWLAKENEYRATIGRLEKHVMDLQFKNSLQAAADECEKKKLTQKNEALKALIQKMRIAARNSERSRADERLISSLKKKALECQDDLEKSEANLAKVGAQWAKKAEERAKFVQQMKRKYEGTITSLKRKMTTLENEVAKKAKDFKADREHCYDLMAQMEEEMQQLQNRHLYDTQVLEAQNQQVGRLLQEKGRIRERVRVIADYIVVKCQACEDMNRTTFSAAVMTFVRQIMSDLERLQRDLAYRPVVRSKMSCGPHEHLRH, encoded by the coding sequence GGTTGAGATTGGTCCCgatggtcagtttcatgaagtagcagtccgccaaatttggagcgaatgtcagTACTTGACGgcgaacactcgagtgcgtgataTGTCTAGAGGTGAAGTTGCACCAGGATATCTTGCCTGGTATAAAAAGGAAGTTGAGTTTGGAATGCCGGCCGAAAGACCTCATCTTCAAAAATTTGTCGGAgcatcacaagagcaatgggattggctggccaaagaaaatgagtacagaGCCACCATAGGCAGGCTAGAAAAGCAtgtcatggaccttcagtttaAGAATAGTTTGCAAGCCGCCGCAGATGAATGCgagaagaaaaagctaactcagaaaaatgaagccctcaaagcccTAATTcagaaaatgagaatagctgctagaaactcggaaagaagccgagcggatgaaagACTTATAAGCAgcctgaaaaagaaagcccttgagtgtcaagatgacctggaAAAGTCTGAGGCCAACCTAGCCAAAGTCGgggcacaatgggcaaagaaGGCGGAAGAGCGGGCaaagtttgtgcaacaaatgaaaagaaagtatgaagggacaatcaccagtctgaagagaaaaatgactaccctcgagaatgaagTAGCCAAGAAAGCCAAGGACTTCAAGgctgatagggaacactgttatgatttgatggctcagatggaggaagaaatgcaacagttgcaaaatcGACATCTCTACgacactcaggtgttagaagcccAAAATCAACAGGTCGGGCGTCTTCTTCAAGAAAAGGGTAGAATTCGAGAGCGGGTCAGAGTCATCGCagactacattgttgtgaaatgccaagcatgtgaggatatgaatCGCACCACTTTCTccgcggcagtgatgacatttgtccgacagataatgagtgacttggagaggcttcaaagggatcttgcatataggcccgtggtGAGATCGAAGATGTCCTGCGGGCCCCAtgagcatttgaggcattaa
- the LOC138871423 gene encoding proline-rich receptor-like protein kinase PERK13, with protein sequence MSNQELDASSIDPSREVEELDVNSIKEEMYKLKQQMAEMYLAWAKGQPPPAYPANPAFIPPLTQTQKNPTVDSSAGFRIYHHYQGTTSQTPQAPPPKPVLYPPPLATPIFIAPMPATIHRSSSEPLFQAHDNQYYPPEPTFKAPEPYSYTPRFDLPVEAEKPSKNPE encoded by the coding sequence ATGTCTAACCAAGAACTTGATGCGAGTAGCATCGATCCTTCaagagaggtggaagaattggatgttaattcgataaaagaagagatgtataagttgaagcagcagatggccgaaatgtacctggcctgggcaaaagggcaaccaccaccagcttaccccgccaaccctgctttcatcccGCCATTGACTCAAACACAAAAAAATCCTACTGTTGATTCATCTGCAGGATTTCGTATTTACCATCACTACCAAGGTACCACCTCCCAAACcccgcaagctccaccacccaaaccagttctGTACCCTCCTCCACTAGCCACTCCTATCTTCATAGCACCAATGCCTGCTACAATTCACCGATCCTCCAGCGAGCCTTTATTCCAGGctcatgacaaccagtattatccccctgagcccactttcaaagctccggAACCCTATTCTTATACTCCTCGTTTCGATCTTCCTGTGGAAGCTGAGAAACCATCCAAAAATCCCGaatag